The Candidatus Methylomirabilota bacterium region CCGGCACACCGGGCACGCCACGACGGCGTTAGGCCCCTTGACGGTATAGCCGCAGATCGAACAGATGGCGGTGGCCGCCTGCTGCTCCTTGCGGAGGCTGGCGACGGCCAGGTCCTCGGCCATGATCTGCATCTTCTCGGCCATGCGCGTGGGCATGAAGATCGCCATCGCCTCGTCGATGACCTTGTTGGTGATGACCGTGTGGCCCTGCTCGATCGCATAGCGGAGGAGCGCGGTGCGCGCCACGCCCTTGACCTGGGGCGGCACGCGCGCCATCCGGGCCTCGGCCTCCTCCGTCCACGCGATGATCTCTTCGGCCTTCACGTCGAGCGGCGGGTAGAACTTGCCGCCCGTCAGCAGCACGTTGCCGGGGGCCAGCCGCAGGAGGTTCTCGGTGTTGGAGCCGAGGTCCACCTCGGTCTCGTCGGAGTGGACGCCGATGCGGCCGACGATGAGCAGCCATGGCTGCTCCTTGCGCGCGAAGGTGAGGATTTTTTCGAAACATTTCCCGTCGAGGAGAGTGATCGCCAGATCGACACCTTCGTCAGCGGCGAGCTTGCGGCCAATTTCCAGATGCGACTGGTAGATCTTGGCCAGCCCCGTATCGATGATCTCCTCGTGAAGCTGCTCCTGCTCCTTGAAGCGGAAGATTTTGGAGGCCTTCTCGTTCAGGACGCCGACGATGCTGTTGAACATGGCGTAATGGAGATAGGGGTCATAGACCGCGACGGCCTGCAGGGGCCGGCCCAGCGCCTTGGCCAGCGCGATGCCCAGCTGGAGGCCGTGGAAGGACTGGGGCGAGCCGTCGAGGCCGACGACGATGGCCCCCTGCTGGTCCCGCAGGGGATCGTGGTTGCGGACGACCAGGGTGTCGGTGGAGACCCGGCGCACGAAGCGCTCGGTCACCGACCCCAGCTGGCTGTCCTTGACGGCGCCCATGCCCAGGGCGCCCATCACGACGAGGTC contains the following coding sequences:
- a CDS encoding universal stress protein, with the protein product DLVVMGALGMGAVKDSQLGSVTERFVRRVSTDTLVVRNHDPLRDQQGAIVVGLDGSPQSFHGLQLGIALAKALGRPLQAVAVYDPYLHYAMFNSIVGVLNEKASKIFRFKEQEQLHEEIIDTGLAKIYQSHLEIGRKLAADEGVDLAITLLDGKCFEKILTFARKEQPWLLIVGRIGVHSDETEVDLGSNTENLLRLAPGNVLLTGGKFYPPLDVKAEEIIAWTEEAEARMARVPPQVKGVARTALLRYAIEQGHTVITNKVIDEAMAIFMPTRMAEKMQIMAEDLAVASLRKEQQAATAICSICGYTVKGPNAVVACPVCRAGADKFQVITRDVVETIAAQEGGIEEEESMPGVQVKWSADARDALREVTDAYLRRRAKARIEKYARSKKIPVITCALALPMIEETVGREKLGAGWDTLLAKTKFEPAAAPAADTGGAFAWTEEAAARLNRVPAGFMRDMTREEVERVATDKGVATIDLATCEEGIGHARQTMNEVIAGYVSNKKPR